A single window of Deinococcus betulae DNA harbors:
- a CDS encoding flavodoxin translates to MTSLPSQSTVGLYYGSSNGATQHAADLIADALKSLTGLTLQPQDIRKADLARLPEHQVLLLGCSTWDIGELQYDWEDQLEAFQALDLTGVQVGFFGCGDQYGYPETFQDALGILAAAAQASGAALIGKVSTAGYDFGASRAVQNNLFVGLPLDEDNQPELTPERVQRWGAQVVHEAQLPLLTETR, encoded by the coding sequence ATGACCTCCCTTCCTTCTCAAAGCACAGTGGGCCTGTATTACGGCTCTTCTAACGGCGCGACCCAGCACGCCGCTGACCTCATCGCGGACGCCCTGAAGAGCCTGACAGGCCTGACCCTCCAGCCTCAGGACATCCGCAAGGCCGACCTGGCCCGCCTGCCCGAGCATCAGGTGCTGCTGCTGGGCTGCTCGACCTGGGATATCGGCGAACTTCAGTACGACTGGGAAGACCAGCTGGAGGCCTTCCAGGCGCTTGACCTGACCGGCGTGCAGGTGGGGTTCTTTGGCTGCGGAGACCAGTACGGCTACCCAGAAACCTTTCAGGACGCGCTGGGCATTCTGGCCGCCGCCGCCCAGGCCAGTGGCGCGGCCCTGATTGGCAAGGTCAGCACGGCCGGCTACGACTTCGGCGCCTCACGCGCCGTGCAGAACAACCTGTTTGTGGGCCTTCCGCTGGATGAGGACAACCAGCCCGAGTTGACTCCGGAGCGGGTGCAGCGCTGGGGGGCCCAGGTGGTCCACGAAGCCCAGCTACCTCTCCTGACCGAAACCCGATAA